The following are from one region of the Sphingopyxis sp. MWB1 genome:
- a CDS encoding acyltransferase family protein: MNRKTQGMMQEPARARLASLDLLRGLAVMGMILVNAAAALFYSVQADVWPPLLHARWDGLTIADLVFPAFLLMVGVSIPFALARPAAEDGLTAPVAWQIGTRSLRLILIGFLLSNLAWFADFTSGDWRLFGVLQRIGLVYGACALLFLLLRPRALLILTLTILILYWPLALAPSLDGGGTDIWARGQNFIASVDRVFLGAGNHIYVKGPQGYDPEGVLGTLPAIAHGLIGVLIGIALKARPAGGSAGMLALAGAAMLGVGLGWSLWFPVIKDIWSSSFVLVTCGITTLALAALHHFVDGRAGAEHHWLARIAMAFGLNAIAAYVLHMVTAGVVGWDLVLLPYHWAAAWLPGEIASLLPILIYMALIWAAMEWLRRKNWIIKV; this comes from the coding sequence ATGAACAGAAAAACGCAGGGCATGATGCAGGAACCGGCGAGAGCGCGGCTTGCGTCGCTGGATTTGCTGCGGGGCCTCGCGGTGATGGGGATGATCCTTGTCAATGCGGCTGCGGCGCTCTTCTATTCGGTTCAAGCGGATGTCTGGCCTCCGCTGCTTCACGCCCGCTGGGATGGACTGACCATAGCCGATCTGGTCTTTCCCGCATTTCTATTGATGGTGGGGGTTTCCATTCCCTTTGCGCTTGCGCGCCCAGCCGCCGAAGATGGCTTGACCGCTCCGGTGGCGTGGCAGATTGGCACGCGTAGTTTACGTCTGATCCTGATTGGCTTTCTTCTCTCCAACCTTGCCTGGTTTGCGGATTTTACGTCCGGCGACTGGCGGCTCTTTGGCGTGTTGCAGCGCATTGGATTGGTGTATGGGGCTTGTGCTTTGCTGTTCCTGCTTTTGCGACCGCGTGCGCTGCTAATTCTGACGCTCACCATTCTTATATTATATTGGCCGTTGGCGCTGGCACCGTCGCTCGACGGAGGGGGCACCGATATTTGGGCGCGGGGACAGAATTTTATCGCGTCGGTCGATCGTGTCTTTTTGGGGGCTGGCAATCATATCTATGTGAAGGGCCCGCAAGGCTATGATCCCGAGGGGGTGCTGGGCACCTTGCCCGCTATCGCGCATGGGTTGATCGGGGTTTTGATCGGCATTGCCCTTAAGGCGCGGCCGGCGGGCGGCAGTGCGGGGATGCTGGCGCTGGCCGGGGCTGCGATGCTGGGCGTGGGCCTCGGATGGAGCCTGTGGTTTCCGGTGATCAAGGACATATGGTCGTCGAGCTTTGTCCTCGTCACCTGCGGAATTACGACCCTGGCGCTCGCGGCGCTTCATCATTTTGTGGACGGCCGTGCAGGCGCAGAGCACCACTGGCTGGCACGGATCGCTATGGCCTTTGGCCTTAACGCCATTGCCGCCTATGTGCTGCACATGGTCACGGCAGGGGTTGTCGGTTGGGACCTGGTTCTACTGCCCTATCATTGGGCGGCTGCTTGGCTGCCCGGTGAAATCGCCAGCCTGCTGCCCATACTGATATATATGGCGCTGATCTGGGCGGCGATGGAATGGCTGCGCCGGAAAAACTGGATCATCAAGGTCTGA
- a CDS encoding GntR family transcriptional regulator, which translates to MLLHGVEHSLQKKGSTPLYVQLQQLLRDAIAEGRVAAEDAIPTERDLAHKLDVSRITVRKAIDGLVDEGLLTRRRGTGTFVRGARVEKSFSKLSSFSEDMMSRGRHPSTQWVSRAHGAVNPEEALSLGLSPGSPVYRFHRIRYADGAPMALEYSTIASFCLASIDAVEHSLYAALDAAGHRPVRALQRSRAVALDAEQAEALATSVGAPGLYIERRGFLADGRPVEFTRTFYPGDAYDLVAELNMG; encoded by the coding sequence TTGCTGCTGCATGGTGTTGAGCATTCGCTTCAAAAAAAAGGCTCCACTCCCCTCTATGTACAGTTGCAACAGCTTTTGCGCGACGCCATCGCCGAGGGGCGGGTCGCGGCCGAGGATGCGATCCCTACCGAGCGCGACCTGGCGCACAAGCTCGACGTGTCGCGCATCACTGTACGCAAGGCCATCGACGGCCTGGTCGATGAAGGTCTGCTGACCCGGCGTCGCGGTACGGGAACCTTCGTTCGCGGTGCGCGAGTGGAGAAGAGTTTTTCAAAACTCTCTTCTTTTTCCGAAGATATGATGTCTCGCGGACGTCACCCCTCCACGCAATGGGTCAGCCGCGCGCATGGCGCGGTTAACCCCGAAGAGGCGCTATCGCTCGGATTGTCACCCGGCTCGCCTGTATACCGCTTCCATCGCATTCGTTATGCCGATGGGGCGCCGATGGCGCTGGAATATTCCACGATTGCTTCCTTCTGCCTTGCGTCCATCGATGCCGTCGAACATTCGCTTTATGCTGCGCTGGATGCGGCAGGACACCGGCCCGTTCGTGCCCTCCAGCGTTCGCGCGCGGTGGCGCTTGATGCTGAGCAGGCCGAAGCGCTCGCGACCAGCGTTGGGGCGCCGGGGCTTTATATTGAACGCCGGGGGTTTCTAGCCGATGGCAGGCCGGTGGAATTTACCCGTACCTTTTATCCCGGCGACGCATATGATCTGGTCGCTGAACTGAATATGGGATGA
- a CDS encoding tryptophan halogenase family protein → MKNDQDQQIRRVVIVGGGTAGWMAAAYMAQHLRHLSLEITVVDSSEIGTVGVGEATVPAIRDFLAAVGLRDADVLAATEGTVKLGIAFQDWAEKGHYFFHPFGLYGVPARGVPFHQYWLKLQSAGDDVPLSDYCLCTQLAQQGRFLVPNPRPANDLGLFDFALHFDASKFAAMLRDLSLAKGVTHIDGRIEGVERSKGNGHVEAIRLANGQRVVGDLWIDCSGFRGLLIGDAMGVGYVDWRRWLPCDRAIAIGSENGGVAPPLTTATAREAGWQWHIPLRHRDGNGYVYCSEYIEDDAAEQRLRAQLKGVPIGEARRLRFTPGHRERFWQGNVVAIGLAAGFLEPLESTSITLIQSGIERLVRLFPDRRCDPALAAVYDRQSRLEFERIRDFLLIHYCLNRRMGEPFWDYMRGLTLPDTLQMKLDAWRAQGELVRYEWESFQEPSWLSLLAGFDERPRRYSPLADRVSEGELRETFARMRSAIADTVKMGASSAEAERQLRAAGRTR, encoded by the coding sequence ATGAAGAACGACCAGGATCAGCAAATCCGGCGGGTGGTGATCGTCGGGGGCGGAACGGCCGGATGGATGGCCGCCGCCTATATGGCGCAGCATCTGCGCCACCTTTCCCTTGAAATAACGGTCGTCGACAGTTCCGAAATCGGAACGGTCGGGGTTGGCGAGGCAACCGTGCCCGCGATCCGCGATTTTCTGGCGGCGGTGGGCCTCAGGGATGCCGACGTGCTCGCCGCGACCGAAGGCACGGTCAAGCTGGGCATCGCTTTTCAGGACTGGGCCGAGAAGGGGCATTATTTCTTTCACCCCTTTGGCCTTTATGGGGTGCCCGCGCGCGGTGTGCCCTTTCATCAATATTGGCTGAAGCTGCAGTCTGCAGGCGATGACGTGCCGCTATCCGATTATTGTCTCTGCACCCAGCTGGCCCAGCAGGGGCGTTTCCTCGTTCCCAATCCGCGACCGGCCAATGACCTTGGCTTGTTTGACTTCGCGTTGCATTTTGACGCGTCCAAATTTGCGGCAATGCTGCGCGATCTGTCTCTCGCCAAGGGGGTGACGCATATCGACGGCCGGATCGAGGGCGTCGAGCGGTCCAAGGGTAATGGTCATGTGGAGGCGATCCGACTAGCCAATGGGCAGCGTGTCGTGGGCGATTTATGGATCGATTGTTCAGGGTTTCGGGGGCTGTTGATTGGCGATGCTATGGGCGTCGGCTATGTCGACTGGCGCCGCTGGCTGCCCTGTGATCGCGCGATTGCGATCGGTAGCGAGAATGGGGGAGTGGCGCCGCCGCTGACGACGGCCACGGCAAGGGAGGCCGGGTGGCAATGGCATATCCCACTGCGTCACCGGGATGGGAATGGTTATGTCTATTGTTCCGAATATATAGAGGATGATGCGGCCGAGCAGCGGCTACGGGCCCAATTGAAGGGAGTGCCGATCGGCGAGGCTCGGCGATTGCGCTTTACGCCGGGCCACCGCGAGCGTTTCTGGCAGGGCAATGTTGTCGCCATTGGTCTCGCGGCAGGGTTTCTGGAGCCGCTGGAATCCACAAGCATCACGCTCATTCAATCGGGAATTGAACGGTTGGTGCGTTTGTTTCCCGATCGCCGCTGCGATCCTGCGCTTGCCGCCGTTTATGATCGTCAATCGCGACTGGAATTTGAACGGATACGCGATTTCCTGCTGATTCATTATTGCCTCAACCGGCGGATGGGCGAACCATTTTGGGATTATATGCGAGGTTTGACCTTGCCCGACACGTTGCAAATGAAGCTCGACGCCTGGCGCGCTCAGGGTGAATTGGTGCGATATGAGTGGGAAAGTTTTCAGGAGCCAAGCTGGTTGAGCTTGCTTGCCGGTTTTGATGAGCGGCCGCGGCGTTACAGTCCGCTTGCGGATCGTGTCAGCGAAGGGGAGCTACGTGAAACATTCGCGCGCATGCGCTCAGCCATCGCCGACACGGTAAAAATGGGTGCGAGCAGCGCGGAAGCCGAACGACAATTACGCGCTGCAGGGCGGACGCGATGA
- a CDS encoding TonB-dependent receptor has product MMARAPPTGAIKRFEAQAYREKDMSIHRDRARMTLLTAASVIALSIPGAAFAQEGAEVTAATTAPMDEIIVTGIRASQTRAIDVKRQADSVVDAISAEDIGKLPDRTISDSLQRIPGIQIRREAGEGGRINIRGLPQVTTLLNGEEFLGANSVTTVQPNFTDIPSQLFAGATVYKSPTASLQQSGLSGTVDLLTRRPFDLPSGLTVSAAAEAQYGDKTKEWNPAFNGLVAYNSGRFGILASVAYSTVDLSNSYRGIQSYGVSLRREALSPKEQAEGSQGDFAVGNGGVSRGTAIRDGGGNIIGFDVNGDGDANDAFIAPQSNAVWDRITSRDRLGGNVSLQFELSDSLKLTADAFYTRQTQYDRTAGFLFQNVGWMQTPFLPTKFRDTGAKSPVIGGRQHDVHTVQTYEYDMPNADSYSETFRTKSESQNYNLQLDYDNGEGLRATLRGIYGKASRKMDQSYLQFNLTDGSQWAYNGVGNYPDSLGGDRAFNPDGYRIYSQKATVDYSSGKLAFKFPTAFLDQVKDLSTYALKAVSSEGNDHRDGDIWALRGDVEWESDSGIGISAGARYSERAVEQFTFERVSPLYAGNTDHPSNPAGGCLVKWKSFDVNMGSAACSVRDANGDPYTAGLVRDGTDAIFGGKMKPYKLNAAGLPDIWAIDPRELDDAEAIQNKFYPGNINNINPADSFEMNLRQISGYVQANGEGEVFGLPFRANGGVRVVNTKFRVLQNILGDGQPYGVSGVDAGDVYFNREFTDFLPALNVAFDLNDKLKLRASYAKTMTLLDFIQWGGGLRIGYAIDNSVSPPIFRAESANQGGNPDLKPWRSSNVEASLELYTGPSSMLAVGAFYLEVENFILNSTILRNDIPDNDGVVRNPALPVTTIVQGSGGSLKGFEASARQALTDYGVDGFLGGFGVDANYTLSLGDTGAVDLAGKKQPFQDNSKHQVNAALWYENGPFSARIAYNYRSKRLNSQNWAGIRGLSVYQRPTNYFDASVSFAVTDNITLYGQASNITGESERYYLTWKDQVGWDQIYERQFVAGVRARF; this is encoded by the coding sequence ATGATGGCGCGCGCGCCGCCGACGGGGGCAATCAAGCGCTTTGAAGCGCAGGCATACAGGGAGAAGGATATGTCAATTCACAGGGACCGTGCACGCATGACGCTTTTGACCGCCGCGTCGGTCATAGCGCTTTCCATTCCGGGCGCGGCTTTCGCGCAAGAAGGGGCGGAGGTGACGGCTGCCACTACTGCACCCATGGACGAAATCATTGTAACGGGAATCCGGGCATCACAAACGCGCGCCATTGATGTAAAGCGTCAGGCCGACAGCGTCGTCGATGCCATCAGCGCCGAAGATATCGGCAAGCTGCCCGACCGCACCATTTCGGATTCGCTTCAGCGTATCCCCGGCATCCAGATTCGCCGTGAAGCGGGTGAAGGTGGGCGGATCAATATTCGCGGCCTTCCTCAGGTGACAACCCTGCTGAATGGGGAAGAGTTTTTGGGGGCGAACTCGGTCACAACCGTTCAGCCCAATTTTACAGACATTCCTTCGCAGTTGTTCGCCGGGGCGACAGTCTATAAATCGCCGACCGCTTCGCTGCAGCAAAGTGGCCTTTCGGGAACAGTGGATCTGCTGACCCGGCGTCCGTTTGATCTGCCGTCGGGCCTTACCGTTTCGGCAGCGGCTGAGGCGCAATATGGCGACAAGACCAAGGAGTGGAATCCCGCTTTCAACGGGCTTGTAGCCTATAATTCTGGCCGCTTCGGCATTTTGGCGTCTGTCGCCTATAGCACGGTAGATCTTTCGAACAGCTATCGCGGTATTCAAAGCTATGGTGTCTCGTTGCGTCGGGAAGCTTTGAGCCCCAAGGAGCAGGCTGAGGGCTCGCAAGGCGACTTTGCGGTGGGCAATGGCGGCGTTAGCCGAGGCACGGCGATTCGCGATGGCGGCGGCAATATTATCGGTTTTGACGTAAATGGCGATGGCGATGCGAATGATGCATTTATTGCGCCGCAATCGAACGCAGTGTGGGATCGCATTACCTCGCGTGATCGTTTGGGCGGCAATGTCTCGCTGCAATTCGAATTAAGCGATTCGCTTAAGCTGACCGCCGATGCATTTTATACTCGTCAGACGCAATATGACCGCACGGCAGGTTTTTTGTTCCAGAATGTTGGCTGGATGCAGACGCCGTTTTTGCCGACCAAGTTCCGCGATACTGGCGCGAAAAGCCCAGTCATCGGCGGGCGTCAACATGACGTTCATACGGTCCAAACTTATGAATATGATATGCCGAATGCTGACAGCTATTCGGAAACGTTCCGGACTAAATCGGAATCGCAAAATTACAATCTTCAGCTCGATTATGACAATGGCGAAGGGTTGAGAGCCACGCTGCGCGGTATTTATGGTAAAGCCAGCCGGAAAATGGACCAGTCCTATCTGCAGTTCAACCTGACTGACGGCAGCCAATGGGCGTATAATGGAGTCGGAAACTACCCTGACAGCTTGGGAGGTGATCGCGCCTTCAATCCGGACGGCTATCGCATTTACAGCCAAAAAGCGACAGTTGATTACTCCAGCGGCAAACTTGCTTTTAAATTCCCTACCGCTTTTCTTGATCAGGTGAAGGATCTGAGCACCTATGCGTTGAAGGCTGTTTCTTCCGAAGGGAATGATCACCGCGATGGTGATATTTGGGCCCTTCGCGGTGACGTTGAGTGGGAATCGGATAGCGGTATCGGGATCAGCGCAGGCGCCCGCTATAGTGAACGTGCGGTCGAACAGTTTACGTTCGAGCGTGTATCGCCCCTTTATGCGGGGAATACCGATCATCCCTCGAATCCCGCTGGCGGATGTTTGGTCAAATGGAAATCATTTGACGTCAATATGGGTAGCGCGGCCTGTTCGGTCCGTGACGCAAACGGGGATCCGTATACCGCCGGTTTGGTACGCGACGGCACCGATGCGATTTTTGGCGGGAAAATGAAGCCATATAAGCTCAACGCTGCGGGCTTACCGGACATTTGGGCTATCGATCCACGCGAACTGGATGATGCCGAAGCGATCCAGAATAAATTCTATCCGGGCAACATCAACAACATAAATCCGGCGGATTCTTTTGAAATGAACCTGCGCCAGATTTCGGGCTATGTGCAGGCAAATGGGGAGGGTGAGGTTTTTGGTCTCCCGTTCCGTGCCAATGGCGGCGTGCGTGTCGTGAATACCAAATTCCGTGTTCTTCAGAACATTCTGGGCGACGGACAGCCCTATGGCGTTTCCGGCGTGGATGCGGGCGATGTATACTTTAACCGGGAGTTCACGGATTTCTTGCCAGCGCTCAATGTCGCCTTCGATTTGAATGACAAGCTGAAGCTTCGAGCTTCCTATGCGAAGACGATGACGCTGCTGGATTTCATCCAGTGGGGTGGCGGACTCCGGATCGGCTATGCGATCGACAACTCGGTCAGCCCACCGATCTTTCGCGCCGAATCGGCCAATCAGGGCGGTAACCCGGACCTAAAGCCTTGGCGGTCGAGCAACGTGGAGGCCAGTCTCGAGCTCTATACTGGGCCTTCGAGCATGCTAGCGGTGGGTGCGTTCTATCTTGAGGTGGAAAACTTCATTCTTAACTCGACCATCCTGCGAAATGACATCCCTGACAATGACGGGGTCGTTCGAAATCCGGCGCTACCCGTAACTACAATTGTCCAAGGATCAGGAGGCTCGCTCAAGGGTTTTGAGGCTTCGGCTCGTCAGGCGCTGACCGATTATGGCGTGGATGGTTTCCTCGGCGGCTTTGGCGTCGATGCGAACTATACGCTTTCGCTGGGCGATACGGGAGCTGTGGATCTTGCTGGCAAGAAGCAGCCATTCCAAGACAACTCCAAGCATCAGGTAAACGCTGCCCTCTGGTATGAAAATGGGCCATTTTCGGCGCGTATCGCTTATAATTATCGTTCGAAGCGTCTTAATAGCCAGAATTGGGCCGGAATCCGCGGTCTGTCGGTCTATCAGCGTCCGACCAATTATTTTGATGCCTCTGTTTCGTTTGCTGTGACCGACAATATTACCCTTTATGGTCAGGCCTCCAACATCACTGGCGAGTCCGAACGCTATTATTTGACTTGGAAAGATCAGGTCGGTTGGGATCAGATTTACGAGCGTCAGTTTGTAGCGGGTGTTCGCGCTCGGTTCTGA
- a CDS encoding SMP-30/gluconolactonase/LRE family protein: MKQKLLSFAAGATAIMLFPACASLPAGAPLFQARDYVGDGVFTAGIEGPATGPDGALYVVNFGREGTIGRVVPAGDGTGRASLFTDLPPGSIGNGIRFDGDGAMIVADYKGHQLLRIDSEGQATVFASLPHAHQPNDIARAPSGIFYASDPDWASESGQLWRIDRDGQVKLIENNMGTTNGIELSPDGRRLYVGESVQRRIWLYDLDAEGRASNKRLFASFADHGLDGMRCDRAGNLYVARYGAGHVAVLAPDGREIRRIPTWGKDPTNIAFGGPDGRSVYVTLQDRGAIEHFRTAVPGREYGGSR; this comes from the coding sequence GTGAAACAGAAACTCCTTTCTTTCGCAGCGGGGGCAACTGCGATCATGTTGTTCCCCGCTTGCGCTTCGCTGCCCGCGGGCGCGCCCTTGTTCCAGGCGCGCGATTATGTCGGCGACGGCGTGTTCACGGCGGGGATCGAGGGGCCGGCCACCGGGCCCGACGGCGCGCTCTATGTCGTCAATTTTGGGCGTGAGGGAACGATCGGCCGCGTTGTTCCCGCCGGGGACGGAACGGGGCGCGCCAGCCTTTTTACCGATCTTCCGCCCGGCAGCATCGGCAATGGCATTCGCTTTGACGGCGACGGGGCGATGATCGTCGCCGATTACAAGGGGCACCAATTGCTGCGGATCGACAGCGAGGGGCAGGCAACTGTCTTTGCCTCCCTGCCACATGCCCATCAGCCCAATGATATCGCCCGCGCGCCCAGCGGCATATTCTACGCAAGCGACCCCGATTGGGCGAGCGAAAGCGGCCAATTGTGGCGCATTGATCGCGATGGCCAGGTTAAACTGATCGAAAATAACATGGGCACAACCAACGGCATAGAGCTCAGCCCTGACGGGCGCCGCCTCTATGTCGGCGAAAGCGTTCAGCGGCGTATCTGGCTCTATGATCTCGATGCCGAAGGGCGCGCGAGCAACAAGCGCCTCTTTGCCAGCTTTGCCGATCATGGACTGGACGGTATGCGCTGCGACCGCGCGGGGAATTTATATGTCGCCCGCTATGGTGCGGGCCATGTCGCCGTACTGGCGCCGGATGGCCGCGAAATTCGCCGAATCCCGACATGGGGCAAGGACCCGACCAATATTGCCTTTGGCGGACCGGATGGGCGCAGTGTTTATGTAACTTTACAGGACCGCGGTGCGATCGAGCACTTTCGGACCGCTGTTCCGGGCCGTGAATATGGCGGTTCCAGATGA
- a CDS encoding GntT/GntP/DsdX family permease: protein MSGEAILVLMGLAAVIGLVFLIARWKLNPFLALLITSLLLGAAAGLPLDRLLAIYEEGVGGSLGHIALVVGLGTMLGKLMAESGGAERIAQTLIGWFGPQRVHWAMMVAALVVGLPVFFEVGFVLLIPLVFTVAMRTGTSIIKVGLPMVAGLSVVHGLVPPHPAALLAVGAYQADIGRTVLYALIVGIPTAAIAGPLFASLIDRYVTIEGPNAMAEALTDGGNGPGAATDTRELPGFGITLFTILLPVLLMLLGSWADLFAPADSATNDFIRMMGHPVTALLAGLLLAFLTFGSARGYDRETIGRFLEQCLAPTALITLIVGAGAGFGRILMEAGISDAVVGMAQRVDVPLLLLAWLVAAMMRIATGSATVAMATAAGIVAPVAAGSDISPELLVLATGAGSLILSHVNDGGFWLVKTYFGMTVPQTFKTWTVCETIISIVALLFTLLLALWL from the coding sequence ATGAGCGGAGAGGCTATTCTTGTTCTGATGGGGCTGGCTGCCGTCATCGGGCTGGTATTTCTGATTGCGCGGTGGAAGCTCAATCCCTTTCTGGCGCTGCTGATCACCTCGCTGCTGCTCGGCGCGGCGGCCGGTTTGCCGCTCGACCGGCTCCTCGCCATTTATGAAGAGGGGGTCGGCGGGTCGCTGGGCCATATCGCGCTGGTCGTCGGGCTGGGCACGATGCTCGGCAAGCTGATGGCCGAATCGGGCGGCGCGGAGCGGATCGCGCAGACGCTGATCGGCTGGTTCGGGCCGCAGCGCGTGCACTGGGCGATGATGGTCGCGGCGCTGGTCGTGGGCTTGCCCGTCTTTTTCGAAGTGGGCTTTGTCCTGCTGATCCCGCTCGTCTTCACCGTCGCCATGCGGACGGGCACGTCGATCATCAAGGTCGGCCTGCCCATGGTCGCGGGCCTTTCGGTGGTGCATGGCCTGGTCCCGCCGCATCCCGCTGCCTTGCTCGCGGTGGGGGCATATCAGGCGGATATTGGACGTACCGTTCTCTATGCGCTGATCGTCGGCATCCCGACCGCGGCAATTGCCGGGCCGCTTTTTGCGAGCCTGATTGATCGCTATGTGACGATCGAAGGTCCAAATGCGATGGCCGAGGCGCTGACCGATGGCGGCAATGGCCCGGGCGCGGCGACTGATACGCGGGAGCTTCCCGGTTTCGGCATCACATTGTTCACCATCCTGCTACCGGTCTTGCTGATGCTCCTTGGCAGCTGGGCCGATCTTTTCGCACCCGCAGACAGCGCGACAAATGATTTTATTCGCATGATGGGCCATCCGGTCACGGCGCTGCTCGCGGGGTTGTTGCTGGCCTTTCTCACCTTTGGCAGCGCGCGAGGCTATGATCGGGAAACCATCGGGCGCTTTCTGGAACAATGTCTCGCACCCACCGCGCTGATTACCTTGATCGTCGGCGCGGGCGCGGGTTTCGGGCGCATCCTGATGGAAGCCGGAATTTCTGATGCGGTGGTTGGCATGGCACAGCGCGTTGACGTGCCGCTGCTGCTTCTCGCCTGGCTGGTGGCGGCGATGATGCGGATCGCGACCGGATCGGCGACGGTCGCCATGGCCACCGCTGCAGGGATCGTCGCCCCGGTCGCAGCGGGAAGCGATATTTCGCCCGAACTTCTGGTGCTCGCGACCGGGGCGGGCTCGCTCATCCTGTCGCATGTCAATGACGGAGGCTTTTGGCTGGTGAAGACCTATTTCGGCATGACGGTGCCGCAAACTTTCAAGACCTGGACGGTGTGCGAGACGATCATCTCCATCGTGGCGCTGCTGTTCACCCTCCTGCTGGCGCTATGGCTGTGA